Proteins from one Loktanella sp. M215 genomic window:
- a CDS encoding MFS transporter yields MEQRSPLVNPVLIAGCVIIMTGFAIRASFGVFQIPIAQEFNWPRAEFSLAIAIQNLAWGFGQPFFGAIAERLGDRKAIVLGAVCYAIGLVLSAGATTPLAAQMTEVLVGFGIAGTGFGVILAVVGRAASDDNRSMALAVATAAGSAGQVFGAPLAEWLLSMMAWQSVFLVFAALILASLAVLPLMRSPAPVSKAVLEESMGTILNRAIRDPSFALIFIGFFSCGYQLGFITAHFPAFVTEMCGPIMAGGVLAGLGITTTSALGAIAISLIGLANIAGTLLAGWAGKRFPRKYLLAGIYTGRTLVAAAFILTPVTPATVILFSLAMGSLWLATVPLTSGLVAHLYGLRYMGTLYGIVFFSHQLGSFMGVWLGGRLFDAFGNYTAVWWIGIGVGAFSAIVHLPIKESRPTATALA; encoded by the coding sequence ATGGAACAGCGCAGTCCCCTTGTGAACCCCGTCCTCATCGCAGGCTGCGTCATCATCATGACCGGCTTTGCAATCCGTGCGTCCTTCGGTGTCTTCCAGATCCCCATCGCGCAAGAGTTCAACTGGCCGCGGGCCGAGTTCAGCCTCGCCATCGCGATCCAGAACCTCGCCTGGGGCTTCGGCCAGCCGTTCTTCGGCGCGATCGCCGAACGGCTTGGCGACCGCAAGGCGATCGTGCTGGGGGCTGTCTGCTACGCGATCGGCCTCGTGCTGTCGGCGGGCGCCACCACGCCACTGGCGGCCCAGATGACAGAGGTTCTGGTCGGCTTCGGCATCGCCGGCACAGGCTTCGGCGTCATCCTCGCCGTCGTGGGGCGTGCGGCCAGCGACGACAACCGGTCGATGGCGCTCGCCGTGGCGACCGCCGCAGGCTCTGCCGGGCAGGTCTTCGGCGCGCCGCTGGCGGAATGGCTGCTGTCCATGATGGCGTGGCAAAGCGTGTTCCTCGTGTTTGCCGCCCTGATCCTCGCGTCCCTCGCCGTGCTGCCGCTGATGCGCAGCCCCGCCCCGGTGTCAAAGGCCGTGCTGGAGGAGAGCATGGGCACGATCCTGAACCGGGCCATCCGCGATCCCTCATTCGCGCTGATCTTCATCGGCTTCTTTTCCTGCGGCTATCAGCTTGGGTTCATCACCGCCCACTTCCCCGCCTTCGTGACCGAGATGTGCGGTCCGATCATGGCGGGCGGCGTCCTTGCGGGCCTTGGCATCACCACGACCAGCGCGCTGGGGGCCATCGCGATTTCCCTGATCGGGCTGGCCAATATCGCGGGCACGCTGCTGGCGGGCTGGGCAGGCAAGCGGTTTCCGCGCAAATATCTGCTGGCGGGCATCTACACCGGGCGGACGCTGGTCGCCGCAGCCTTCATCCTAACACCCGTGACGCCGGCCACGGTGATCCTCTTCAGCCTCGCCATGGGCAGCCTCTGGCTCGCCACGGTGCCGCTGACTTCGGGCCTCGTGGCACACCTTTACGGCTTGCGCTACATGGGCACGCTTTACGGGATCGTGTTCTTCTCGCACCAGTTGGGCAGCTTCATGGGGGTCTGGCTCGGCGGGCGGCTGTTCGATGCCTTCGGCAACTACACCGCCGTCTGGTGGATCGGAATCGGCGTCGGCGCATTCAGCGCCATCGTCCACCTGCCGATCAAAGAGTCCCGTCCGACCGCCACTGCCCTCGCCTGA
- a CDS encoding dihydroxy-acid dehydratase, with protein sequence MRWGLPAALAMIAALAGCEPVSLTAPGEPSVRLVGDVLVGGPAGYCVDPVVTRPRQGFALLAACAAMTADETDTYPGDIALITVTVGDAGSAVVAGQEEDFKTFLETPQGAALLSASAIGGPVAVRQTQTDANAVAVYTEDVGPPGVKGTQTQAWRLFTDMRGRLVTISVRGLSEDPLSQSTSRALLTQMLAILRRANDETAT encoded by the coding sequence GTGCGGTGGGGCCTGCCTGCGGCACTGGCGATGATCGCGGCACTGGCGGGCTGCGAACCCGTCTCTCTGACCGCACCGGGCGAGCCTTCGGTGCGGCTGGTGGGGGACGTGCTGGTGGGCGGGCCTGCGGGCTATTGCGTCGATCCGGTCGTGACGCGGCCCCGGCAGGGCTTTGCCTTGCTGGCCGCCTGTGCGGCGATGACCGCTGACGAGACCGACACCTATCCGGGTGACATCGCGCTGATCACCGTGACGGTGGGCGATGCGGGCAGTGCGGTCGTGGCGGGGCAGGAGGAGGACTTCAAGACCTTCCTTGAGACGCCGCAGGGGGCGGCGCTGCTGTCGGCCTCGGCCATCGGCGGGCCGGTCGCCGTGCGGCAGACCCAGACGGACGCCAACGCCGTTGCGGTCTATACCGAGGATGTCGGCCCCCCCGGCGTCAAGGGCACGCAGACGCAGGCCTGGCGATTGTTCACGGACATGCGGGGCCGGCTGGTCACGATTTCCGTACGCGGCCTGTCGGAGGATCCGCTGTCGCAAAGCACCTCGCGCGCGCTGCTGACGCAGATGCTGGCGATCCTGCGGCGCGCCAACGACGAGACGGCGACATGA
- a CDS encoding bifunctional folylpolyglutamate synthase/dihydrofolate synthase, with product MMSLHPKVIDLTLDRVWRLLDRLDNPQDRLPPVIHIAGTNGKGSTQAMIRAGLEARGATVHAYTSPHLARFHERIRLAGSLISEDALTALLDRTHTANGPDPITYFEITTVAALLAFAETPADYTLLEVGLGGRLDATNVVAKPALTVITPVDLDHQSYLGDTLALIAGEKAGILKRGVPCVVGPQHDEGLDVIEARAARVGAPLLVHGQHWHVTTERDRLIYQDERGLLDLPLPALPGPHQIGNAGMAIAALRHLSATAGQSATDEDCCTKAMTQVTWPARMQRLTTGALVDLARPAELWLDGGHNPAAGLVLAATLAALPPRPTHLICGMLNTKDIAGYLAPLATVAASLTAVSIPGEAATIPAAETAQHAATVGLPATTAPDVETALRDLSAAGPVRILICGSLYLAGHVLRLNGTGGPV from the coding sequence ATGATGTCCCTGCACCCCAAGGTGATCGACCTGACGCTGGACCGCGTCTGGCGCCTGCTCGACCGTCTGGACAATCCGCAGGACCGTCTGCCACCGGTGATCCACATCGCCGGCACCAACGGCAAGGGCAGCACGCAGGCCATGATCCGCGCCGGGCTGGAGGCGCGGGGCGCGACTGTCCACGCCTATACCTCGCCGCACCTTGCCCGGTTCCACGAACGCATCCGCCTGGCCGGGTCGCTGATTTCAGAGGACGCGCTGACCGCGCTGCTGGATCGCACCCATACCGCCAACGGCCCCGACCCGATCACCTATTTCGAGATCACGACCGTCGCGGCCCTGCTCGCCTTTGCCGAAACGCCCGCGGATTACACCTTGCTGGAGGTCGGCCTCGGCGGTCGTCTGGACGCGACGAACGTGGTGGCAAAGCCTGCCCTGACGGTCATCACGCCGGTCGATCTGGACCACCAAAGCTACCTCGGTGACACGCTGGCGCTGATTGCCGGCGAAAAGGCGGGCATCCTGAAACGCGGCGTGCCTTGCGTCGTCGGCCCCCAGCACGACGAAGGCCTTGACGTGATCGAGGCGCGCGCTGCCCGCGTCGGCGCCCCCCTGCTGGTCCACGGCCAGCACTGGCACGTGACGACCGAACGCGACCGCCTGATCTATCAGGACGAGCGTGGCCTGCTGGACCTGCCGCTGCCCGCCCTGCCCGGCCCGCACCAGATCGGCAACGCCGGCATGGCGATCGCCGCCCTGCGTCACCTGTCCGCCACCGCCGGACAGTCCGCGACCGACGAAGACTGTTGCACCAAGGCCATGACGCAGGTGACATGGCCCGCCCGCATGCAGCGCCTGACGACCGGCGCGCTGGTCGACCTCGCCCGCCCGGCAGAGCTGTGGCTGGACGGCGGCCACAACCCCGCCGCCGGTCTGGTCCTTGCCGCGACGCTGGCTGCCCTGCCCCCGCGCCCGACTCATCTGATCTGCGGCATGCTGAACACCAAGGATATCGCGGGCTACCTTGCCCCCTTGGCAACCGTCGCCGCCAGCCTGACGGCCGTGTCGATCCCCGGCGAGGCCGCGACGATCCCCGCCGCCGAGACGGCGCAGCACGCCGCCACCGTCGGCCTGCCCGCCACGACCGCGCCCGACGTCGAAACGGCACTGCGGGACCTGTCCGCCGCAGGACCGGTCAGGATTCTGATCTGCGGCTCACTCTACCTTGCCGGACATGTTTTGCGCCTGAATGGCACCGGCGGCCCGGTCTAG
- the ilvD gene encoding dihydroxy-acid dehydratase, whose product MATNRPDKSKLPSRHVTEGPARAPHRSYYYAMGLTEEDIAQPFVGVATCWNEAAPCNIALNWQAQSVKAGVIEAHGTPREFTTITVTDGIAMGHEGMRSSLASREAIADSVELTMRGHGYDALVGLAGCDKSLPGMMMAMIRLNVPSVFMYGGSILPGKVPEGANVPADFADRDLTVQDMFEAVGRYQNGEMTDEQLAILEKVACPSEGACGGQFTANTMACVSEAIGLALLNSSGMPAPFKDRGQYGVASGKAVMDLITNNIRARDIVTRKSLENAARVVACTGGSTNAGLHLPAMAHEAGIDFDLWDVCDIFKDTPYFVDMKPGGQAVAKDLYDAGGIPVVMKELRKAGLMHEDCITASGRSIGEEIDMITRDPDGKTIHFIDNPITKTGGVVGLRGNVAPDGAIVKVAGMTEEQQVFTGPARVYENEEEAFESVKARTYKEGDVLVIRNEGPAGGPGMREMLATTAALSGQGMGKKVALITDGRFSGATRGFCVGHVGPEAAHGGPIALLKDGDMITINALTGELSADISAEEMDARRAAWSGPKETIYASGALWKYAQLVGGARKGAVTHPGAKHEKHIYMDL is encoded by the coding sequence ATGGCCACGAACCGCCCCGACAAATCCAAGCTGCCCAGCCGTCACGTCACCGAAGGCCCCGCGCGCGCGCCGCACCGGTCGTATTACTATGCCATGGGTCTGACCGAAGAAGACATCGCACAGCCCTTCGTCGGCGTCGCCACCTGCTGGAACGAGGCGGCGCCCTGCAACATCGCGCTGAACTGGCAGGCCCAGTCCGTCAAGGCGGGCGTGATCGAGGCGCATGGCACACCGCGCGAATTCACCACGATCACCGTCACCGACGGCATCGCGATGGGCCACGAGGGGATGCGGTCGTCTCTGGCGTCGCGCGAGGCGATTGCCGACTCGGTGGAGCTGACGATGCGCGGTCACGGCTATGACGCGCTGGTCGGTCTTGCGGGCTGCGACAAGTCGCTGCCGGGCATGATGATGGCGATGATCCGGCTGAACGTGCCGTCGGTCTTCATGTACGGCGGGTCGATCCTGCCGGGCAAGGTGCCCGAAGGTGCCAATGTCCCCGCCGATTTCGCCGACCGCGACCTGACCGTGCAGGACATGTTCGAAGCCGTCGGCCGTTACCAGAACGGTGAAATGACCGACGAACAGCTTGCGATCCTGGAAAAGGTCGCCTGCCCGTCAGAAGGCGCCTGCGGCGGCCAGTTCACCGCCAACACGATGGCCTGCGTGTCCGAAGCCATCGGTCTCGCGCTGCTGAACTCGTCTGGCATGCCGGCACCCTTCAAAGATCGCGGCCAGTATGGCGTCGCATCCGGCAAGGCCGTCATGGACCTGATCACCAACAACATCCGCGCCCGCGACATCGTCACGCGCAAGTCTCTTGAAAACGCTGCCCGCGTGGTGGCCTGCACCGGCGGGTCCACCAACGCCGGTCTGCACCTGCCCGCAATGGCGCACGAGGCCGGGATCGACTTCGACCTCTGGGACGTCTGCGACATCTTCAAGGATACGCCCTATTTCGTCGACATGAAACCCGGCGGTCAGGCCGTGGCGAAGGACCTGTATGACGCCGGTGGCATTCCCGTCGTGATGAAGGAGCTGCGCAAGGCGGGCCTGATGCACGAGGATTGCATCACCGCATCGGGCCGCAGCATCGGCGAGGAGATCGACATGATCACCCGCGATCCCGACGGCAAGACCATCCACTTCATCGACAACCCGATCACCAAGACCGGCGGCGTCGTCGGTCTGCGCGGCAACGTCGCACCCGACGGTGCCATCGTGAAGGTCGCAGGCATGACCGAGGAACAGCAGGTCTTTACCGGCCCCGCCCGCGTCTATGAAAACGAGGAAGAGGCCTTTGAGAGCGTCAAGGCGCGCACCTACAAGGAAGGCGACGTGCTGGTCATCCGCAACGAAGGCCCCGCAGGCGGCCCCGGCATGCGCGAAATGCTGGCGACGACCGCCGCCCTGTCCGGGCAGGGCATGGGCAAGAAGGTGGCACTGATCACCGACGGTCGCTTCTCTGGTGCCACCCGCGGGTTCTGCGTGGGTCACGTCGGGCCGGAAGCGGCCCATGGCGGCCCCATCGCGTTGCTGAAGGATGGCGACATGATCACGATCAACGCCCTGACCGGAGAGTTGTCCGCCGACATCTCTGCCGAGGAGATGGACGCCCGCCGTGCCGCATGGTCCGGCCCGAAAGAGACGATCTATGCCTCCGGTGCGTTGTGGAAGTATGCGCAGCTTGTCGGCGGAGCGCGCAAGGGGGCGGTGACGCATCCGGGCGCCAAGCACGAAAAGCACATCTACATGGACCTTTAA
- the accD gene encoding acetyl-CoA carboxylase, carboxyltransferase subunit beta, protein MNWITNYVRPTINSLFSRREVPDNLWTKCPECGTMLFHRELADNLNVCTNCGHHMPITARDRLTALFDGGIYTDVKVPDPVADPLQFRDQKKYTDRLKEARKKTGERDAMLVAEGEIGRTPIVAAVQDFSFMGGSMSMYVGNAIVAAAERSVEMGRPLILFSAAGGARMQEGILGLMQMPRTTIAVQMLKEAGLPYIVVLTHPTTGGVTASYAMLGDVQIAEPNALIGFAGARVIEQTIGEKLPEGFQRAEYLLDHGMLDRVTKRTDLKDELITIVRILTKLPPAVRGDLPPPHIDSHALDDKAALPVQP, encoded by the coding sequence ATGAACTGGATCACGAACTACGTCCGCCCGACGATCAACTCGTTGTTTTCCCGGCGTGAAGTGCCCGACAACCTGTGGACGAAATGCCCCGAGTGCGGCACGATGCTGTTCCACCGCGAACTGGCCGACAACCTGAACGTCTGCACCAATTGCGGCCACCACATGCCGATCACCGCCCGCGACCGGCTGACCGCCCTGTTCGACGGCGGCATCTACACCGACGTCAAGGTGCCGGACCCCGTGGCGGACCCGCTGCAATTCCGCGACCAGAAGAAATACACCGACCGCCTGAAGGAAGCGCGCAAGAAGACCGGCGAGCGTGACGCGATGCTGGTGGCAGAGGGCGAGATCGGGCGCACCCCCATCGTCGCCGCCGTGCAGGACTTCAGCTTCATGGGCGGGTCGATGTCGATGTATGTCGGCAACGCCATCGTCGCCGCAGCTGAGCGCAGCGTCGAAATGGGCCGCCCGCTGATCCTGTTTTCCGCCGCCGGTGGCGCGCGCATGCAGGAAGGCATCCTTGGCCTGATGCAGATGCCGCGCACGACCATCGCCGTGCAGATGCTGAAAGAGGCGGGCCTGCCTTACATCGTCGTGCTGACGCACCCCACGACGGGGGGTGTGACCGCATCCTACGCCATGCTGGGCGACGTGCAGATCGCGGAACCCAACGCGCTGATCGGCTTTGCCGGTGCCCGCGTCATCGAACAGACCATCGGTGAGAAACTGCCCGAAGGGTTCCAGCGCGCCGAATACCTGCTGGATCACGGCATGCTGGACCGCGTGACCAAGCGCACGGACCTGAAAGACGAACTCATCACCATCGTCCGCATCCTGACCAAACTGCCCCCCGCCGTCCGGGGCGATCTGCCGCCGCCGCATATCGACAGCCACGCCCTGGACGACAAGGCGGCGCTGCCGGTCCAGCCGTGA
- a CDS encoding DUF6478 family protein, producing the protein MGRKTKGVMDALLHTRVLRRWTRAARQAATEELQVLRVQRQQARDLSARLTELMFHADGRLAMPQIGSNAFARPAGTLWSWRPLLWRGPLPQKGMTAVSSKTALGDEVTLFHDCAVSELTLRQLRNTREEDLSPFGLRLDVFRFDGSFLSLALDLPPEAVQGMTRRQILRVSIVVEVEKPLEIFARLNINHGPNTEQMVQELPRKRGEAIVEFDLAYTELNEKRIEKAWLDLIFEGPEMNQITLRDVTVCRYPRAEL; encoded by the coding sequence ATGGGACGCAAGACCAAAGGGGTGATGGACGCGCTGTTGCACACCCGCGTCCTGCGACGCTGGACTCGTGCCGCGCGCCAGGCGGCGACCGAAGAACTGCAGGTGCTCCGCGTACAGCGCCAGCAGGCCCGCGATCTGTCCGCCCGCCTGACCGAACTGATGTTTCACGCGGACGGGCGCCTTGCGATGCCGCAGATCGGATCGAACGCTTTTGCCCGGCCCGCCGGGACTCTGTGGTCGTGGCGGCCTCTGCTGTGGCGCGGTCCGCTGCCGCAAAAGGGGATGACGGCCGTGTCCAGCAAGACCGCTCTGGGCGACGAGGTGACGCTGTTTCACGACTGCGCCGTCAGCGAACTGACGCTGCGCCAGCTGCGCAACACGCGCGAGGAGGACCTGTCTCCCTTCGGCCTGCGGCTGGACGTGTTCCGCTTTGACGGCTCGTTCCTGTCGCTGGCGCTGGATCTGCCGCCAGAGGCGGTCCAGGGCATGACCCGCCGCCAGATTCTGCGCGTGTCCATCGTGGTGGAGGTCGAGAAGCCGCTGGAAATCTTTGCCCGACTGAATATCAACCACGGTCCCAACACCGAACAGATGGTGCAGGAACTGCCCCGCAAACGGGGCGAGGCCATCGTGGAATTCGACCTTGCCTACACCGAGTTGAACGAGAAACGGATCGAGAAGGCCTGGCTTGACCTGATCTTTGAGGGGCCGGAGATGAACCAGATCACCCTGCGCGATGTCACGGTCTGCCGTTACCCGCGCGCCGAACTTTAA
- the zapE gene encoding cell division protein ZapE, translating into MTVTQAYTAAVADGRLTRDAAQEGVLSELDRIQAALAEPVKKGLFRKAAPPPKGLYMWGGVGRGKSMLMDLAYAQIDAPKRRQHFHAFMQWVHAEIAEARKTGVNDAIKPVAAKLVADIRLLAFDEMQISDITDAMIVGRLFEALFAAGVTVITTSNRPPSDLYKNGLNREIFLPFIALLKDRMVVHELAAATDYRQGRLAGAESYFTPANADSRARIAAIWEDISQGESAPLTLRIKGRDVVLPQYHNGVARASFYDLCGKPLGAADYLALADAVRVLILEDIPSLGRDNFNEAKRFVTLVDALYEARVRLICSAAAEPEYLYREGEGSFEFERTASRLREMQAEGWGQG; encoded by the coding sequence ATGACCGTGACCCAAGCCTATACCGCCGCCGTGGCCGATGGCCGCCTGACCCGAGATGCCGCACAGGAAGGCGTGCTGAGCGAGCTTGACCGCATTCAGGCGGCGCTGGCAGAACCGGTGAAGAAAGGCCTGTTCCGCAAGGCCGCCCCGCCGCCAAAGGGGCTTTACATGTGGGGTGGCGTGGGGCGGGGCAAGTCGATGCTGATGGATCTGGCCTATGCCCAGATCGACGCGCCCAAACGGCGGCAACATTTCCATGCCTTCATGCAATGGGTCCACGCCGAGATCGCAGAGGCCCGCAAGACCGGCGTGAACGACGCGATCAAGCCGGTCGCGGCCAAGCTGGTGGCCGACATCCGGCTGCTGGCGTTCGACGAGATGCAGATCAGCGACATTACCGACGCGATGATCGTGGGTCGTCTGTTCGAGGCGCTGTTCGCCGCGGGCGTCACCGTCATCACCACATCGAACCGGCCGCCGAGTGATCTGTACAAGAACGGGCTGAACCGCGAAATCTTTCTGCCGTTCATCGCCCTGCTGAAGGACCGGATGGTCGTGCATGAACTGGCGGCGGCGACGGATTACCGGCAGGGCCGGCTGGCGGGGGCGGAAAGCTATTTCACGCCCGCCAACGCTGACAGCCGCGCCCGGATCGCCGCGATCTGGGAGGATATCAGCCAAGGCGAAAGCGCGCCGCTGACCTTGCGGATCAAGGGGCGCGACGTGGTGCTGCCGCAGTATCACAACGGCGTCGCGCGGGCGTCGTTCTATGACCTGTGCGGCAAACCGCTGGGGGCGGCGGATTATCTGGCGCTGGCTGATGCCGTGCGCGTGCTGATCCTGGAAGACATCCCGTCGCTCGGGCGCGACAACTTCAACGAGGCGAAGCGGTTCGTCACGCTGGTCGACGCCCTGTACGAAGCGCGGGTCCGGCTGATCTGCAGTGCTGCTGCAGAGCCTGAGTATCTTTACCGCGAGGGCGAAGGGTCGTTCGAATTCGAACGCACCGCCAGCCGTCTGCGCGAGATGCAGGCAGAGGGTTGGGGGCAGGGGTGA
- a CDS encoding CPBP family intramembrane glutamic endopeptidase, with protein MQSPAARSDIAQPPQLRHTCPMSLPTAYSALRTFRRPALALPGLWRVALVIIGFEVAFSTTPYILDPYINWSWPDAVLETLNYAGFGLDLAALLVLIALLHRRGPASLTGPFGPLLRDLGRVLVAVCLVLLVQQPFDLAPDLRDLILAPLGHWFLWLIPAALAILLQVTTEEIYFRGYLTQQLAAVSLKKRVWMLLPSVYFGTSHLLNGDGLAEGAMWAVWAAMLGAACADLTARTGNLGAAIGLHLGNNLFAALVLGFMGAPGFGLALFLLPDTAETINTAGLEGLATTATLFDLAYSAMGVLVMWLAARIAIRA; from the coding sequence ATGCAGAGCCCTGCCGCGCGTTCGGACATTGCGCAGCCACCGCAGCTGCGCCACACCTGCCCCATGTCCCTGCCCACAGCCTACAGCGCCCTGCGCACCTTTCGCCGCCCCGCGCTGGCCCTGCCCGGCCTGTGGCGGGTGGCCCTCGTCATCATCGGGTTCGAGGTCGCCTTTTCCACGACACCCTACATCCTCGATCCCTATATCAACTGGTCCTGGCCCGACGCGGTGCTGGAGACGCTGAATTACGCGGGCTTCGGCCTTGATCTGGCGGCCCTGCTGGTGCTGATCGCCCTGCTGCACCGCCGCGGCCCCGCCAGTCTGACCGGGCCTTTTGGCCCGTTGCTGCGCGATCTGGGGCGCGTGCTGGTCGCGGTCTGCCTCGTTTTGCTGGTGCAGCAACCCTTCGATCTGGCCCCGGACCTGCGCGACCTGATCCTCGCCCCCCTTGGCCACTGGTTCTTGTGGCTGATCCCCGCCGCCCTCGCGATCCTGCTGCAGGTCACGACAGAGGAGATCTACTTCCGCGGCTACCTGACCCAGCAACTCGCCGCGGTCAGTCTGAAAAAGCGCGTCTGGATGCTGCTGCCCTCAGTCTATTTCGGCACCAGCCACCTGCTGAACGGCGACGGTCTGGCCGAAGGCGCGATGTGGGCCGTCTGGGCGGCGATGCTGGGTGCTGCCTGTGCAGACCTGACCGCGCGCACCGGCAACCTCGGCGCTGCCATCGGCCTGCATCTGGGCAACAACCTCTTTGCGGCCCTCGTGCTGGGCTTCATGGGGGCGCCCGGTTTCGGGCTGGCCCTGTTCCTGCTGCCCGACACCGCCGAGACCATCAATACCGCGGGGCTGGAGGGGCTGGCGACCACAGCCACGCTCTTCGATCTGGCCTATTCGGCGATGGGCGTGCTGGTGATGTGGCTGGCCGCGCGCATCGCGATCAGGGCTTGA
- a CDS encoding NADPH-dependent 2,4-dienoyl-CoA reductase — translation MTDYPHLLAPLDLGFTTLKNRVLMGSMHTGLEETRDWNRVAEFYATRARGGVGLMVTGGMAPNAEGGVFPGAAGLFSDADIANHRIVTDRVHEAGGKIAMQILHAGRYAYSPKCVAPSAIKSPISPFAPTALDAAGIEKQISDMVTAASRARQAGYDGVEVMGSEGYFLNQFLVTHTNKRDDDWGGAYENRMRLPVEVVRRVRSAVGPDFIIIYRLSMIDLIPDGSTFAEVVQLAKAIEAAGATILNTGIGWHEARVPTIATSVPRAAFAWVTQKLMGQVGIPVITSNRINTPQVAEDVLAQGCADMVSMARPFLADPDFVAKAAAGRADTIAPCIACNQACLDHTFGGKLSSCLVNPRACHETVLTLRPVAVAQRVAVVGAGPAGLATALAAAERGHAVTLFDAADDIGGQLNMARQVPGKEEFHGLVDWYRTSVAEAGITLRMKTRATVSDLTGFDHVVIATGVRPRDPAIPGQDGPNVVSYIDVLRARVPVGNRVAIIGAGGIGFDVAEYLVTTDSPTIDLPAWMAEWGVTDPADQRGGLAPKGPRPDAPARQVTLLQRKSTKPGKGLGKTTGWIHRASLQMKDVKMVAGVNYERIDADGLHVSFGAGRETPTLIAADTIVLCAGQEPERTLFDDLTAAGIAAHVIGGADVAAELDAKRAIDQGTRLAATL, via the coding sequence ATGACCGATTATCCGCACCTGCTCGCCCCGCTCGACCTTGGGTTCACCACGCTGAAGAACCGCGTGCTGATGGGATCCATGCACACCGGGCTGGAGGAAACCCGCGACTGGAACCGCGTGGCCGAATTCTATGCCACGCGCGCCCGTGGCGGTGTCGGCCTGATGGTGACCGGCGGCATGGCCCCCAATGCCGAAGGCGGTGTCTTTCCGGGGGCTGCCGGCCTGTTCAGCGACGCGGATATTGCCAACCACCGCATCGTCACGGACCGCGTTCACGAGGCTGGCGGCAAGATCGCGATGCAGATCCTGCATGCGGGCCGCTATGCGTATAGCCCGAAATGCGTGGCGCCTTCGGCGATCAAATCCCCGATCTCTCCGTTTGCCCCGACCGCCCTTGATGCGGCGGGGATCGAAAAGCAGATCAGCGACATGGTGACTGCGGCCAGCCGCGCGCGGCAGGCGGGATATGACGGGGTCGAGGTCATGGGATCGGAAGGGTATTTCCTGAACCAGTTCCTCGTCACCCACACGAACAAGCGCGACGACGACTGGGGCGGCGCTTACGAAAATCGCATGCGCCTGCCGGTCGAGGTGGTGCGCCGGGTCCGCTCCGCCGTTGGCCCCGATTTCATCATCATCTACCGCCTGTCGATGATCGACCTGATCCCCGATGGATCGACCTTTGCCGAGGTCGTGCAACTGGCAAAAGCCATCGAGGCGGCAGGGGCCACCATCCTGAACACCGGCATCGGCTGGCACGAGGCGCGGGTGCCGACCATCGCGACCTCTGTCCCGCGCGCGGCCTTTGCCTGGGTCACGCAAAAGCTGATGGGGCAGGTGGGGATCCCGGTCATCACCTCGAACCGGATCAACACGCCGCAGGTGGCCGAGGACGTGCTGGCGCAAGGCTGCGCCGACATGGTCAGCATGGCGCGCCCGTTTCTGGCCGATCCGGATTTCGTGGCCAAGGCCGCAGCCGGTCGCGCCGATACCATCGCGCCTTGCATCGCCTGCAATCAGGCCTGCCTCGATCACACGTTTGGCGGCAAGCTGTCATCCTGCCTCGTCAACCCGCGCGCCTGCCACGAGACGGTGCTGACCCTGCGGCCGGTTGCGGTGGCGCAACGGGTCGCGGTGGTCGGCGCGGGGCCGGCGGGTCTGGCAACAGCACTGGCCGCCGCAGAAAGAGGCCATGCGGTGACGCTGTTCGACGCAGCCGATGACATCGGCGGCCAGCTCAATATGGCGCGTCAGGTGCCGGGCAAAGAGGAGTTTCACGGCCTCGTCGACTGGTATCGCACCAGCGTGGCAGAGGCGGGAATCACCCTGCGGATGAAGACCCGCGCGACCGTGTCGGACCTGACCGGCTTTGATCACGTGGTCATCGCCACCGGCGTGCGCCCGCGCGATCCGGCGATTCCCGGTCAGGACGGACCGAACGTCGTCAGCTATATCGACGTGCTGCGGGCCCGCGTGCCGGTGGGCAACCGCGTGGCGATCATCGGCGCCGGCGGCATCGGGTTCGACGTGGCCGAATACCTTGTCACCACCGACAGCCCGACGATCGATCTGCCGGCGTGGATGGCGGAATGGGGTGTCACCGACCCGGCCGACCAGCGCGGCGGTCTGGCCCCCAAGGGGCCGCGGCCAGATGCGCCCGCCCGGCAGGTCACGCTGTTGCAACGCAAGTCCACCAAGCCGGGCAAGGGCCTTGGCAAGACGACGGGCTGGATCCATCGCGCATCCTTGCAGATGAAGGACGTGAAGATGGTGGCCGGGGTGAACTACGAACGGATCGACGCGGACGGCCTGCACGTCTCCTTCGGCGCAGGGCGCGAGACGCCAACGCTGATCGCTGCGGACACCATCGTGCTCTGCGCCGGTCAGGAACCTGAGCGCACGCTGTTCGACGACCTGACGGCGGCGGGGATCGCGGCGCATGTCATCGGCGGGGCGGATGTCGCGGCGGAACTGGACGCCAAACGCGCGATTGACCAAGGGACACGGCTGGCCGCCACACTGTAA